A single region of the Metarhizium brunneum chromosome 6, complete sequence genome encodes:
- the HET-E1_12 gene encoding Vegetative incompatibility protein HET-E-1: MRLLHAPSFELCVFTDDQVPPYAILSHTWVDEEITFNDLSRLRRHDAREKRGWDKIQKSCAVAKSLALDFIWIDTCCIDKSSSAELSEAINSMFRWYAEARLCIAFLSDWNAATDTPASTTFRSSRWFTRGWTLQELIAPREVIFYDRHWEAQFTRDSLRELIRDITGIPKDVLEASKDGGLQSRQRLDGISVAQRMSWAANRTTTRPEDASYCLLGIFDINMPLLYGEGATKAFRRLQDEIIKSTDDESLYAWSCPVEIADKRQFWGLLAAPSRRDHKFWGLLADSPAAFGNYNDMIPRRSRYLTRSSNRTVTVSNRGLRLDLFVTPFPKDTSRTIFLAFLDCDMGRERSSSSLSPVIILQRTAWDNNSDMARIRPDILGLSMMNNVVLPDELATLLCTGSGTGSTLQQPELGQIFIPHKCTSARPPGGIVFHPEVHHPLNKLSLSVRSRSPTWQYFIGMKGSAVERSYEINFEQNPIPAVDELKEPKVLGTIEITIEAGANKTKTKSVCLVVGLEPLAENPFGTPALYFVPWCGFEEQDKIARAELERVLDKTSRRGVLVLGNDVVVGTFGLETRYSRLVFTLKLETKEMRDMRGFTWSK, from the exons ATGAGGCTGCTGCACGCCCCTTCATTCGAGCTATGCGTTTTCACAGATGACCAAGTCCCGCCATACGCCATTCTATCACACACCTGGGTTGATGAAGAAATCACTTTCAATGACCTGTCCCGGCTGCGGAGGCACGATGCTCGCGAGAAGAGAGGATGGGACAAGATACAGAAAAGCTGCGCCGTAGCAAAATCCCTGGCATTAGACTTCATATGGATTGACACATGCTGCATCGACAAATCCAGCAGTGCAGAGCTTTCTGAAGCCATCAATTCCATGTTCAGATGGTACGCAGAAGCTCGCCTATGCATCGCGTTCTTGTCTGACTGGAATGCCGCGACAGACACtccggcctcgacgacgtTTCGATCCAGTCGCTGGTTCACAAGAGGATGGACTCTGCAGGAACTAATTGCTCCCCGTGAAGTCATATTCTACGATCGGCATTGGGAAGCGCAATTCACGAGAGATTCGCTCAGGGAGCTCATCCGCGATATCACAGGGATACCAAAAGATGTGCTCGAAGCATCAAAGGACGGCGGTCTACAAAGTCGCCAGCGCCTTGATGGGATTTCGGTTGCGCAAAGAATGAGCTGGGCTGCGAACCGAACCACCACACGGCCAGAGGACGCTTCATACTGtctcctcggcatcttcgATATCAACATGCCGCTTCTGTACGGCGAAGGGGCCACCAAGGCATTCAGACGCCTTCAAGACGAGATCATAAAGTCCACCGACGACGAGTCACTCTATGCATGGAGCTGCCCCGTCGAAATAGCAGACAAGCGGCAGTTCTGGGGGCTCCTAGCGGCGCCTTCAAGACGAGATCATAAA TTCTGGGGGCTCCTAGCGGACAGCCCTGCTGCATTTGGCAACTACAACGACATGATTCCACGTCGGTCAAGATATCTCACGCGGAGTTCAAATCGGACAGTCACTGTCTCGAACAGAGGACTGCGTTTGGATCTTTTCGTGACGCCCTTTCCAAAAGACACATCGCGTACTATATTTCTCGCCTTTCTGGACTGTGATATGGGACGAGAGCGGTCAAGTTCGTCCCTAAGCCCGGTGATTATACTTCAGCGAACGGCATGGGACAATAACTCGGACATGGCCCGCATTCGGCCTGATATACTCGGCCTATCCATGATGAACAATGTGGTCCTTCCGGACGAACTAGCCACGTTATTATGTACCGGTTCGGGAACCGGGTCGACACTGCAGCAACCTGAGCTTGGCCAGATCTTCATCCCGCACAAGTGCACCTCCGCCCGCCCTCCTGGTGGCATCGTATTCCATCCTGAAGTCCATCACCCGCTGAACAAACTTTCCCTCAGCGTCCGATCCCGCTCTCCGACGTGGCAATACTTCATCGGCATGAAGGGCAGTGCCGTGGAGCGCTCGTACGAAATCAACTTTGAGCAGAATCCCATTCCAGCCGTTGATGAGCTCAAGGAGCCAAAAGTTCTTGGCACAATAGAGATTACCATTGAAGCGGGggccaacaagaccaagacgaaAAGCgtgtgtctggtggttggGTTAGAGCCGTTGGCAGAGAATCCATTTGGTACGCCTGCATTGTACTTTGTTCCATGGTGCGGGTTTGAGGAGCAGGACAAAATTGCCCGTGCCGAGCTTGAGAGGGTATTAGATAAGACGTCGAGGAGAGGGGTCCTTGTGTTGGGCAATGACGTTGTGGTTGGGACATTTGGGTTGGAGACAAGGTATTCGAGGTTGGTATTTACGTTGAAGCTTGAAACCAAGGAGATGAGGGATATGAGAGGGTTTACTTGGTCGAAGTGA
- the SOD5 gene encoding Cell surface Cu-only superoxide dismutase, whose translation MRVAATVAALGAAVNVVLAADLLPEITDNPLDVIYTATLPQDPFFHAPELDGNIRGFISAAAPPDGLGVRFTVRFENLPKTGGPFPYHLHVNKASNGNCTATGAHLDPTNRGEKPPCDAGSLPSCQAGDLAGKYGKITSDPFIVEYVDKFVSLKEGDATFFGNRSFVIHLANSTRITCADFVKNDPDIPYGDDQHIHYIHYTNKIYSDRHGGLF comes from the exons ATGCGAGTTGCAGCAACAGTGGCAGCTCTAGGCGCTGCAGTGAACGTTGTGCTCGCTGCGGACCTTTTGCCCGAGATCACAGACAATCCTCTCGATGTGATCTACACGGCTACACTTCCGCAGGACCCCTTTTTCCACGCGCCAGAGCTTGATGGGAACATTAGAGGCTTTATAAGTGCTGCCGCGCCTCCTGACGGCTTGGGAGTTCGATTCACTGTGCGATTTGAGAACTTGCCCAAGACAGGCGGCCCTTTTC CTTACCACCTTCATGTCAACAAAGCAAGTAACGGTAACTGCACCGCAACGGGCGCACACTTGGACCCCACGAACCGTGGTGAGAAGCCGCCTTGCGATGCTGGCTCTCTTCCATCGTGCCAGGCTGGAGATCTTGCTGGAAAATATGGCAAGATTACTAGCGACCCCTTCATTGTCGAGTACGTTGATAAGTTCGTATCTCTAAAAGAAGGCGATGCTACCTTCTTCGGCAATCGGTCTTTTGTCATCCACCTCGCCAACTCGACTCGTATCACTTGtgccgactttgtcaagaATGATCCCGACATACC CTACGGCGACGACCAGCACATCCACTACATCCACTACACCAACAAGATCTACTCCGACAGGCACGGGGGTCTCTTCTAG
- the acu-15_2 gene encoding Transcriptional activator protein acu-15, producing MDPAHIFRQGLGSVPSRPNQPYTAHYQKPQRSNDDLSDDDGSGHRVAHTLTACCRCRQRKTRCDPSLPRCLPCERSGSICEYLDTAKGKKINRYYVIKLQDRVRALEAELAHYTDDENDYPKTTEDIVRPGGMIRLKASDETSRYLGPSSGIAMTRLLMEEAKRYTASNRISDLIPEVRARSQARMQSIQMTGPPNGRKKSYPMLSEGPADGLPSRATMDKLIELFIQKSQVFWPVLHEKNFERDMEAVYNGDEDPYKNFVLRMVIAIALQKFDSQYAGLADSYYLAAMQYAEAVIRPKDLRTLQCLVLIGHYSLLTPTRTPVYYVIGLATRICQQEGLTDEQTITTGYNLDEQTIDMRRRLAWIVAVMDFGLSYHMGRPSGFATGNDKVDVSIFSTVDDEHITANGISAGPTSPRKAFAAHFYQCRELQAEIRRNLYEQKRHQPNNDSYPWFDSIEKKMKSWLDAAPSHIQWGPSWCATFYHHTRVVLYRPSPQVPQPSARAATICFESSAFVINLAEKQMSSGFFSITWLLLLMLTSCLNALLWSTSYPEVRQAHSRQEVEDLVARALACLEKCAERWPGTRYTAQLYNVISKACLQSYDRAPDSQHPMFSFASPSSVAEPQSSPDSYVQTGPSQQLPYLNPPQFGFVFDSPPESMNAYTFDPNYPPPQPTFRSNSIFCNPATDANGRRFSYFPPEGSPEDNPAQSVMSHNQTTSPSVDHSRQIPTPPDSIPTGTMSAATPNTTLSPQNLPLQSSALSDASSAPRVVPMQDHISPPQSGQPTQVTPNFTTARPSVPQRPLPATTSAADWFSPPAPFISPYNFGPMSSNCFNDAMPNNFAEVPTGSLGGLQNMATGFDAHGQYGFMPGRQGSLTHSQQLELMNALETEGIGDIDAFLNAGNNMADVRWC from the exons ATGGATCCGGCACACATTTTTAGGCAAGGACTTGGGTCTGTCCCGTCCCGCCCAAATCAACCATATACAGCCCATTACCAGAAACCACAAAGGTCCAATGACGATCTTTCCGATGACGACGGCTCAGGTCACCGCGTTGCCCACACATTGACAGCCtgctgtcgctgtcgtcAG CGGAAAACCCGCTGCGATCCGTCTTTGCCACGATGTTTGCCGTGCGAGAGGTCTGGTTCAATATGCGAATACTTGGATACTGCCAAAGGCAAGAAAATTAACCGATACTATGTCATCAAGCTTCAGGACAGGGTTAGGGCGCTCGAGGCCGAGTTGGCCCATTACACGGATGATGAGAATGATTATCCCAAGACTACTGAAGACATTGTTCGACCTGGAGGCATGATCCGTCTCAAAGCAAGTGATGAAACGTCTAGATACTTGGGGCCCAGCAGTGGCATTGCTATGACTAGGCTGTTGATGGAGGAGGCTAAGAGATACACGGCATCTAACCGCATATCCGACCTCATACCCGAGGTACGGGCTAGAAGCCAAGCTCGGATGCAGTCTATACAAATGACTGGGCCACCAAATGGCAGAAAGAAAAGCTACCCGATGCTCAGCGAGGGCCCTGCCGACGGTCTACCGTCTCGCGCAACCATGGACAAACTTATCGAGCTATTCATTCAAAAAT CACAAGTATTTTGGCCTGTTCTCCATGAGAAGAATTTTGAAAGGGACATGGAAGCAGTGTACAATGGTGACGAAGACCCGTACAAAAACTTCGTGCTGCGGATGGTTATTGCTATTGCCCTTCAAAAATTTGACTCACAATATGCCGGCTTAGCAGACAGCTACTACTTAGCAGCCATGCAGTACGCCGAAGCTGTGATACGTCCCAAGGATCTCAGGACTTTGCAGTGTCTAGTTTTGATCGGTCATTATTCGCTCCTCACCCCCACGAGAACGCCAGTGTACTATGTCATTGGCCTTGCGACTCGCATCTGCCAACAAGAGGGCTTaacggacgagcagacgaTCACTACTGGCTATAATTTGGACGAGCAGACGATTGATATGCGAAGACGCCTTGCGTGGATTGTCGCAGTCATGGACTTTGGGTTGTCCTATCACATGGGGCGACCCAGTGGGTTTGCAACAGGAAATGACAAAGTAGATGTGTCCATATTTTCCAccgttgatgatgagcaCATCACAGCAAATGGAATCAGTGCTGGCCCTACCAGTCCACGAAAGGCTTTCGCTGCTCACTTCTATCAATGCCGAGAATTACAGGCGGAAATTCGAAGAAATCTCTATGAACAAAAGCGACACCAACCAAATAACGACTCATATCCCTGGTTCGATAGTATAgaaaagaagatgaagtcTTGGCTGGACGCTGCGCCCAGTCATATTCAATGGGGCCCTTCATG GTGTGCCACCTTCTATCACCACACTCGGGTGGTTCTCTACAGACCTTCGCCGCAAGTTCCCCAGCCCTCTGCACGGGCTGCTACGATTTGTTTTGAGAGCTCTGCCTTTGTTATCAACCTGGCAGAAAAGCAAATGAgcagcggcttcttcagcatcaCTTGGCTACTACTACTTATGCTCACCTCATGTTTAAATGCCCTTTTATGGTCAACGTCATACCCAGAAGTTCGGCAGGCCCATTCTCGACAGGAAGTGGAGGATCTTGTAGCCAGAGCGCTGGCGTGTCTCGAAAAGTGCGCAGAACGATGGCCCGGCACTCGTTATACGGCCCAACTATACAACGTCATCTCCAAAGCCTGCTTGCAAAGCTACGACAGGGCTCCTGACAGCCAGCATCCAATGTTCTCCTTCGCCAGTCCATCGTCGGTCGCCGAGCCACAGTCATCACCCGACAGTTATGTACAGACTGGGCCTTCTCAACAGCTCCCGTACCTGAATCCTCCCCAGTTTGGTTTTGTATTCGATTCACCGCCAGAGTCCATGAATGCATATACTTTTGATCCGAACTACCCGCCACCTCAGCCGACTTTTAGATCCAATTCAATTTTCTGCAATCCTGCTACTGATGCAAACGGGAGGAGATTCTCTTATTTCCCGCCCGAAGGTTCACCAGAAGACAATCCTGCCCAGTCTGTAATGAGTCACAATCAGACGACTTCGCCTTCTGTAGACCACTCGAGGCAGATCCCGACGCCACCTGATTCGATCCCGACTGGCACCATGTCGGCCGCTACTCCCAACACGACGCTTTCGCCGCAAAATCTGCCATTGCAGTCGTCAGCTCTATCTGACGCTTCATCCGCACCTCGTGTTGTGCCAATGCAAGACCACATTTCGCCTCCGCAGAGTGGGCAGCCAACTCAAGTAACGCCCAACTTCACCACGGCAAGGCCATCGGTGCCCCAGCGGCCATTGCCGGCCACCACTTCCGCTGCTGATTGGTTCTCCCCTCCAGCTCCCTTTATTTCGCCGTACAACTTTGGACCTATGAGTAGCAACTGCTTCAACGACGCAATGCCTAATAATTTTGCCGAGGTGCCGACTGGTAGCCTTGGTGGGCTGCAGAACATGGCCACTGGGTTTGATGCCCATGGCCAGTACGGCTTCATGCCTGGGAGACAAGGCAGTCTTACTCACTCGCAGCAATTGGAGCTGATGAATGCGTTGGAGACAGAAGGTATTGGAGACATTGATGCTTTTTTGAACGCTGGAAACAACATGGCAGATGTAAGATGGTGTTAG
- the uaY_3 gene encoding Positive regulator of purine utilization, whose amino-acid sequence MPRTSFSRNPLLRVSRPVSACSRCRAAKVKCDGKLPACTACEKAGRDNECSAANDQFARGKERSYVAALELRIEKLERRLDYAKSRKDSVGQHEADGTTNTNLTEAERRDSLAAIRAAIHRKAARNREDLDVNSLVSDFGILSVDATTRDFEPSLGNITFARLVLAVTTKDSLPEPPQSMLPSRQAANTIVQYFMANIYSLFPCFSETALLTILDDVYRQDDRVIRDSDYWLLFLVLAIGSTSQSRKINDEYYVSGVNFVCRAMSYADRALGPGYVTQIQSLLLLTIYSMLDPAHFDTWHLIGFTSRAVVDLGLHQDPPTSSVSDRSALDMRRKIFYCTYALDRAISMAHARSFSFADESINVAFPQMSILGDKPANSKLISGPQSADPALLLFQLRRAQSYWYQVLYQSEQTPLPNPTGFLWQMCLDMREWQESLPNTLPPGIRQMFEQELRYSYVYCIAPSARAPQITNYIRVLIFEYSLEYLNNMYDIAYSGLNSAFYTYHDALKVYFMANQLLAVLRDAQDLLVFGAHVPPPPAPPGSAPAPPIPRRHMRPDIPVGGNLNLDRTIWCLERIPKTLQLYGMKWEDALMLERSFVQLSNGTVDRLRNLRQLSGHNQYQNGVQSMTPSGVVQLQGQQAPAGMRWVGVDATQMMHGGPRQ is encoded by the exons ATGCCCCGCACTAGCTTCTCGCGAAATCCCTTGTTGAGGGTCTCAAGGCCAGTATCGGCGTGCTCGCGAT GTCGTgccgccaaggtcaag TGTGATGGCAAACTACCTGCCTGCACCGCTTGTGAAAAGGCAGGTCGTGATAATGAATGCTCGGCAGCCAATGATCAATTTGCCAGAGGCAAAGAACGGAG CTATGTCGCCGCTCTTGAACTCCGTATCGAGAAGCTCGAACGACGCTTGGATTATGCAAAATCTCGCAAAGACTCCGTTGGACAGCATGAAGCCGATGGTACTACTAACACCAACCTCACTGAAGCGGAGAGAAGAGATTCCCTAGCGGCTATTCGAGCTGCGATCCATCGCAAGGCGGCGCGTAACCGGGAGGACTTGGACGTCAACTCCCTAGTATCAGACTTTGGTATCCT ATCGGTCGATGCCACCACTAGAGATTTTGAGCCTTCTCTGGGCAACATTACTTTTGCAAGGCTTGTCTTGGCGGTTACGACAAAAGACTCACTGCCAGAGCCACCACAATCCATGCTGCCTTCTAGACAGGCCGCCAACACCATCGTGCAGTATTTCATGGCAAACATTTACTCATTGTTTCCGTGTTTCTCTGAGACTGCGCTCTTGACAATATTAGACGACGTATACCGTCAAGACGACCGCGTTATCAGGGACTCTGATTACTGGTTGCTATTTCTGGTACTTGCCATCGGCTCTACCTCTCAAAGTCGCAAGATCAACGATGAGTATTATGTTAGCGGTGTCAATTTTGTTTGCAGAGCCATGTCTTATGCAGATCGAGCGCTTGGGCCGGGATATGTCACTCAGATCCAGTCGCTACTTCTACTAACCATATATTCCATGCTGGATCCTGCTCACTTTGATACATGGCATCTAATAGGGTTCACGTCGAGGGCTGTGGTTGACTTGGGATTGCACCAGGACCCTCCCACATCGTCAGTGTCGGACCGGTCCGCTCTCGATATGCGACGCAAGATATTTTATTGTACCTACGCTCTCGACCG TGCTATCAGTATGGCCCATGCTCGGAGCTTCTCGTTTGCGGACGAATCTATTAATGTTGCATTCCCTCAAATGTCGATCTTGGGGGATAAGCCGGCCAATTCGAAACTTATATCCGGTCCTCAATCCGCGGACCCGGCCTTGTTACTTTTCCAGCTCCGCCGAGCCCAGTCATATTGGTACCAGGTTCTTTATCAATCAGAGCAGACTCCCTTGCCGAACCCTACCGGGTTTCTTTGGCAGATGTGCCTAGATATGAGAGAATGGCAGGAGTCCCTCCCCAACACATTACCACCTGGAATTCGGCAAATGTTTGAGCAGGAGCTACGTTACAGCTATGTGTACTGCATTGCACCGTCAGCCAGAGCACCTCAAATCACAAACTACATTCGAGTCCTGATATTCGAGTATTCTCTAGAGTATCTCAACAACATGTATGACATTGCATACAGTGGTTTAAACAGCGCATTCTACACATACCATGATGCGTTAAAAGTCTACTTCATGGCCAATCAGCTGCTGGCTGTGCTGCGAGACGCACAGGATTTACTCGTCTTTGGGGCACATGTCCCACCTCCGCCAGCTCCCCCTGGCTCAGCGCCTGCTCCGCCCATACCTCGTCGCCATATGAGACCTGATATTCCCGTGGGCGGCAATCTAAATCTTGATAGAACTATTTGGTGTTTGGAGCGCATCCCCAAGACGTTGCAGCTTTACGGGATGAAGTGGGAAGATGCACTGATGCTGGAGCGGAGCTTTGTTCAATTGTCCAACGGGACGGTGGACCGCCTGAGAAATCTTCGCCAGTTGTCTGGTCACAACCAGTATCAAAACGGAGTCCAATCTATGACTCCTTCAGGAGTAGTTCAACTTCAAGGCCAGCAGGCACCCGCTGGTATGAGATGGGTAGGAGTGGATGCAACTCAGATGATGCACGGAGGACCTCGTCAATAG
- the sfh1 gene encoding Chromatin structure-remodeling complex subunit sfh1, with translation MERSRPQAFQSSYAPRLRAYNNSLLTPVLPSAPSGPLSRTTKRGTTIINYAEDGYDDLEEDSDDTRRRPTGLRSLRKEDSASRQDLAEKAGKDTKEPVEVQGIWRDWMGKNRALKSDQQNAAQASLPLTLIPIRIDLDIPAFVPAAAFPIPNTVAVDSSLPQYRPGEMTVPYKLRDIFCWNLHETLITTDQFAQTLAQDLDLPNRGVVVAEISKQIRTQLEEYAGVALHPLFHTEQNTPAAVPAPAATGGANGTAVGTPRPSLMMKSREDSPASIARALSRPDTPARGGAGVATPSQTAAPNVTAEATPILPDSDDYNPDDTYRCIINLSLNLSSMLYTDKFEWSLLHPPGTAEAFAKMTCADLGLTGEWIPAMTHAIYEAVLRLKKEACEAGGLVAGWGGLQQDLPNDAALGTEAGWRYDPDHLADDWEPKVEFLSKEEIEKREGEREREARRLRRETARFSSTAGMLGGTPFGAPAEVEEERMGRGERSKKKRRFRSLSPLNRSGTPGGRGTPDVGGYGGGGALTDVERHTWRCTHCRVWGTSVWAVRDGPAGPKSLCANCGYSYERDRKLPRQTKNLHMQDPRAA, from the exons ATGGAACGATCAAGGCCTCAGGCTTTTCAATCATCTTATGCGCCTCGCCTGCGCGCTTACAACAACTCTCTCCTGACGCCAGTGCTGCCCAGTGCGCCCTCGGGACCCCTCTCGAGAACGACGAAGCGAGGCACCACCATCATAAACTACGCCGAGGATGGTTACGATGACTTGGAAGAAGATAGTGACGACACCCGCCGTCGACCGACTGGCCTAAGGAGTCTGCGCAAGGAAGATTCTGCATCCAGACAAGATTTGGCTGAGAAGGCTGGCAAAGACACCAAGGAGCCCGTGGAAGTTCAAGGCATCTGGCGCGACTGGATGGGCAAGAACCGAGCACTAAAGAGCGACCAACAGAATGCTGCGCAAGCAAGCCTTCCCCTCACCCTGATTCCTATACGAATCGATCTCGATATACCGGCGTTTGTCCCTGCTGCGGCCTTTCCTATCCCAAATACCGTTGCAGTCGATAGCTCTCTTCCTCAATATCGACCCGGTGAGATGACAGTGCCGTACAAGCTTAGAGACATATTTTGCTGGAATCTGCACGAAACACTCATTACTACTGACCAGTTTGCGCAGACTCTCGCCCAGGACCTGGACCTGCCTAACCGCGGCGTGGTGGTTGCGGAGATTAGCAAACAAATTAGAACTCAGCTTGAGGAATATGCAGGCGTTGCGCTTCATCCATTGTTCCACACGGAACAAAATACACCGGCAgcggtgccggcgccggcggccacaGGTGGTGCCAATGGGACGGCTGTTGGAACACCGAGGCCGAGCCTGATGATGAAGTCGAGAGAAGACTCGCCGGCTTCGATTGCCAGAGCACTTTCACGGCCAGATACTCCTGCTCGAGGTGGCGCCGGCGTAGCAACCCCGTCGCAGACTGCAGCACCAAATGTCACGGCGGAAGCTACACCGATCCTGCCGGACTCTGACGACTATAACCCCGATGATACCTACCGTTGCATCATCAATTTAAGCCTCAACCTGTCATCTATGTTGTATACAGACAAGTTCGAGTGGTCACTACTTCATCCTCCTGGCACAGCCGAGGCGTTTGCAAAGATGACTTGTGCAGATCTGGGATTAACAGGCGAATGGATACCGGCAATGACCCACGCAATCTATGAAGCCGTTCTACggctgaagaaggaggctTGCGAAGCCGGTGGCTTGGTTGCTGGCTGGGGTGGACTACAACAAGACTTGCCCAACGATGCGGCTTTGGGGACGGAAGCAGGGTGGAGGTATGATCCGGACCATTTGGCGGATGATTGGGAGCCCAAGGTTGAATTCCTGAGCAAGGAGGAAATAGAAAAACGAGAAGGCGAACGGGAACGAGAAGCCCGGCGATTGCGTCGTGAGACGGCGCGATTTAGCTCGACAGCCGGCATGCTGGGAGGCACGCCTTTCGGCGCCCCTGCGGaagtggaggaggagaggatGGGCAGAGGCGAACGatcgaagaagaagcgaCGGTTTAGAAGTCTCAGCCCGCTGAACCGCAGCGGAACGCCTGGAGGTCGTGGAACCCCAGATGTCGGTGGCTACGGCGGTGGAGGCGCATTGACAGACGTCGAGAGACACACATGGAGGTGCACACACTGTCGAGTATGGGGAACCAGTGTATGGGCAGTTCGCGATGGTCCTGCCGGCCCCAAG TCTCTATGTGCAAACTGTGGGTATTCATATGAGCGTGATCGCAAGCTCCCTCGCCAAACCAAAAACCTGCACATGCAAGATCCTCGAGCGGCCTAG